A region from the Mucilaginibacter sp. CSA2-8R genome encodes:
- a CDS encoding nucleotide kinase domain-containing protein has translation MHLTRKQPPTPTHVLDTYWKFATERQEVFFNRLNGVMPLTADPILLRHKFTNAYRAADRVSQYLIREVIYRGEQSTDELLFRILLFKLFNKIETYELLLHDLGELTWRNYDFNRYSQILHQALQAGERVYSGAYMMASGSSAFGYARKHENHLKLIEAMMQAGLAQRIADAPTMQAVYELLLSFPTIGSFLAYQYTIDINYSTLTNFSEMDFVMPGPGARDGIRKCFSSLGDYTEADIIRYVTDLQEREFERLGLNFKTLWGRPLQLIDCQNLFCETDKYARVAHPEANGISNRTRIKQLYTQSKLEPISYFFPPKWGLNDKMAGNS, from the coding sequence ATGCACCTCACCCGCAAACAACCACCCACCCCAACCCACGTGCTCGACACCTACTGGAAGTTTGCGACCGAACGGCAGGAGGTGTTTTTTAACCGGCTCAATGGGGTAATGCCCCTAACCGCCGACCCTATCCTGCTCCGGCATAAGTTTACCAATGCCTACCGCGCGGCCGACCGGGTGAGCCAGTATCTCATCCGCGAGGTAATTTACCGGGGTGAGCAGTCGACCGACGAACTGTTGTTCAGGATATTGCTATTTAAGCTGTTTAACAAGATTGAAACCTATGAGTTGCTGCTGCACGACTTGGGCGAGCTGACCTGGCGCAACTATGATTTTAATCGCTACAGCCAGATACTGCACCAAGCCTTGCAAGCGGGCGAACGTGTTTATTCGGGTGCGTACATGATGGCCTCGGGCAGCAGCGCTTTTGGCTACGCCCGCAAGCATGAAAACCATTTGAAACTTATTGAGGCCATGATGCAGGCCGGGCTGGCGCAGCGCATTGCCGATGCGCCAACCATGCAGGCGGTGTATGAGTTACTATTAAGCTTCCCAACCATCGGCAGCTTTTTGGCTTACCAGTACACCATTGACATTAATTACAGCACGCTCACCAATTTTAGCGAGATGGACTTTGTGATGCCTGGTCCCGGCGCCAGGGATGGCATCCGCAAGTGTTTCAGCAGTTTAGGCGATTATACCGAGGCCGACATCATACGCTACGTAACCGACCTGCAGGAACGCGAGTTTGAACGGCTGGGTCTTAACTTTAAAACATTGTGGGGCCGCCCGCTGCAACTCATCGACTGCCAAAACCTGTTTTGCGAAACCGATAAATACGCCCGCGTGGCCCACCCCGAAGCAAATGGCATCTCCAACCGCACCCGCATCAAGCAGTTGTATACCCAAAGCAAGCTCGAACCTATCTCCTACTTTTTCCCGCCCAAATGGGGACTGAATGACAAGATGGCCGGCAACAGTTAG
- a CDS encoding alpha-ketoglutarate-dependent dioxygenase AlkB, which produces METALPGLFLYPDFIDEAREQQLLAEIDSQTWIVDYLRRLQYYGYRNELDKPYDLIPFPIEMPPLMRQLSEELVEQKIILLQPDQVIINEYVPGEGIKPHKDRAYYENQICGVNLGSGCIMRFIRGKNEEVIDIEVPRRSVYVMQDDARKKWKHAIPPRKKDNIDGTLKHRERRVSITYRKVKPKKVHPINPEGKVAKLLHDQFGISMEEIKMVR; this is translated from the coding sequence ATGGAAACAGCATTGCCCGGATTATTTTTATACCCCGATTTTATTGACGAAGCGCGCGAGCAGCAGTTGCTGGCCGAAATTGACAGCCAGACCTGGATTGTAGATTACCTGCGCCGCCTGCAATATTACGGGTACCGCAACGAGCTCGACAAGCCCTACGACCTGATTCCGTTCCCGATAGAGATGCCTCCGCTCATGCGGCAGCTGTCGGAAGAACTGGTAGAACAAAAAATCATTTTGTTGCAGCCCGACCAGGTAATTATTAACGAGTATGTGCCCGGCGAGGGTATTAAGCCGCACAAAGACCGCGCGTATTACGAAAACCAGATTTGCGGCGTAAACCTGGGCAGCGGCTGTATCATGCGGTTCATCCGTGGTAAAAATGAAGAGGTGATTGATATCGAGGTTCCGCGGCGGTCTGTTTACGTAATGCAGGACGACGCCCGTAAAAAGTGGAAGCATGCCATCCCGCCGCGAAAAAAAGACAATATCGATGGTACATTGAAACACCGCGAGCGCCGGGTATCTATCACTTACCGCAAGGTAAAGCCCAAAAAAGTGCATCCCATCAACCCAGAGGGCAAAGTGGCCAAGCTATTGCACGACCAGTTTGGGATTAGCATGGAAGAGATTAAAATGGTAAGGTAA